The region GCACAATTGCTTTAACATCAGAGCGCtttgatttccttttttgtcGTGACTAGGTTTCTGTATCTCATAATGTTTCAGTTTATCAATGATCTCCATGGCCTCATTAGCCCACCAGCTCCAGGAACTCCACTTCCTCTCGTCTTGTTGGGAAAGGTAATATCTAATTAATTTGTACTAGTATATCTTTTACCCCATCCTCACTCGTATCTTACCCTTTGAGTTGATTTCTCGCGCAGTCCAAAAATGCTCTCCTGTCCACTTTCTTGTTTCTGGATCAAATTGTGTGGCTGGGTAGGACAGGTGTATACAAGGTATATCTATAAACACCTTTAGTAGTTCATTGGAATTTGTATGCTGAccacaagttttttttttctgagcAGAACAAAGAACGTACTGAACTGATCGGAAGGATATCTCTTTTATGTTGGTTGGGGTCTTCTGTTTGCACAACGCTTGTTGAGGTATCCGTGCTGATCTTGTTCTATCCTTATTGGCAGCAATGCATTCTTATTAAACTGAACCTTTTATTTTAACTTGTTTCTTAAGACTGGTGAAATTGGAAGGCTTTCTGCATCAATAAAGAAGTTAGAGAAGGAACTGAAAAACACCGACAAACATAAGGTTTGCATCTCTAGAGCCTGGAGTAGTAAATATATCTGCAAAAGTTTAACCTCAGTTCTAGTTAATAAGCTTGTCGTGCTACTCcaatgttattttattattcCAGAACGAGCAGTATCAGAGCAAGGTTCAAAAATCGAATCAGAGATCTCTGGCCATTGTTAAAACCATCCTGGATATTGGGGTGGCCGTTGGTTTGCTACAACTGGCGCCTAAGAAGATCACCCCTCGTGTCACCGGAGCCATCGGATTTGTGACATCGCTCATATCCTGCTACCAGGTAACCCTCAGTTTTTTCGTTCACACCATGTTTATGAGCCTCATATATAAAGTCTGTACTTCATAATTAAATGGTTTGTGCCACCACAGCTGCTCCCATCTCCGCCGAAGACAAAGACAAGCTGAAGTGATGGTAAATAAAATCAGGATGTCGCGAAACAATGAAGGTATTTGAAAAGCTGTTACACGAATTGGACCAATTCGCTGAGGGGTTTACCGTTGGCTTGAATTTATCTTTCTTCACCTCAGTTCTGGTTGTGAATTGTTTGTCTGTAAACATTTATACTAATAATATATATAGCTTCCTATATATTATGTTGCTGTGTTGAAAACGACAGTGTTTTACTTCAAACTAGTGCAGTTTTCTTTTACTACTACTTTGTATTGAAACTTGGGTTTTCAGCTTCTATTTGTTCCTTCGAATTAGTGCAGTTTTCTTTTACTACTACTTCCTATATTATGTTGCTGTGTTAAAAATCTGTTGCAAAGgaaagagaaataaatataaagagAATTGAAACCATTAAATTCAATGAACCACTCCTATCACCAATAACCTTATGGATTTCTATCACCTAAATAACGAAAAGAGGAGATGATGCAACCATGAGATGGTG is a window of Salvia splendens isolate huo1 chromosome 3, SspV2, whole genome shotgun sequence DNA encoding:
- the LOC121794089 gene encoding peroxisomal membrane protein 11D-like encodes the protein MTMSLDVARAELALAVVYLNKAEARDKICRAIQYGSKFLSAGQPGTAQNVDKSTSLARKVFRLFKFINDLHGLISPPAPGTPLPLVLLGKSKNALLSTFLFLDQIVWLGRTGVYKNKERTELIGRISLLCWLGSSVCTTLVETGEIGRLSASIKKLEKELKNTDKHKNEQYQSKVQKSNQRSLAIVKTILDIGVAVGLLQLAPKKITPRVTGAIGFVTSLISCYQLLPSPPKTKTS